A region from the Vicia villosa cultivar HV-30 ecotype Madison, WI linkage group LG3, Vvil1.0, whole genome shotgun sequence genome encodes:
- the LOC131661197 gene encoding protein ENHANCED DISEASE RESISTANCE 4-like — MSGKLVHKLRIVKCPKCRQLLQEPQGYDVYKCGGCGTDLQAKKQSMAVKSDSSIQEIEAAPGNSLHLVSDSKQRSDKKRRFPLRKDSLKAKETASSRECHMNGNTEYNGGQLVPFKFTDEEELEGELDIPKLSLRRHGVSKKVGSVKTTHCEIEEISNGDFSLERPKEKSISSSDEDESNDKSAPVGDMPKMEIAEINLEKLSPEEAAGAELISKSDEANVNIEKSVTEDANPEVKVIASDLGGAEGDLNVCALDADNEKSAIEDAKSEVETAEATTTKNPSTENVDTLDTTEQSDHSSELSDVHGKEKLAESPTTRSSNAYDDGLSPHDGINGRIPIQHLDSLKNTYTVDEGRIRKGKGPANGDFGTQHQSDVPEEKNHMVKDNGRNKNQVLENTSHGDSHFMKTKRDHEFPSRIPFRRNGYQSHDESGRPSNGMHNESSSFLSRDPREETDQEKVKLLGMIYKLQDQLNKTRYVSEKSNGRVTTRAPYQENHNSTYRRHSHNLHEGRFSHALDHSRCDGRCNCEITSRQRHKYSRIPYSAEATSWTYRVDHPCHHCCSHVSADLSPRVHFQHEDLHRCCRAHDCCSSGPQYFTASKLPLYSSDTNYDDLRYRATIARKYLREKQNLAKRHHRPVAGGAPFVTCPKCFKLLQLPADFLYKKACHQLKCGGCSEVLKFSLKDGTHVVPFSSVTTTGLPSRELHHESEVISGGKLPSKTYVNHHHYSPAKPISYYDDYGLSFSQSFSSEVDPAFLTQQIDPLHSSEYVNPGVSPSSTFKAKIIASRYFSSIAAPTETDQSTELSSNMSEPRKMSPENEARPPRKSTLHKLMSYSTPSKVIKGAPC; from the exons ATGTCTGGTAAATTGGTTCACAAACTTCGGATAGTTAAATGTCCGAAATGCCGGCAACTTCTTCAAGAGCCTCAAGGATATGATGTATACAAATGTGGTGGATGTGGAACTGATCTTCAAG CTAAGAAACAAAGTATGGCTGTGAAGTCAGATTCCAGTATACAAGAAATCGAGGCAGCTCCTGGAAACTCACTGCATCTAGTTTCTGACAGTAAACAGCGTAGCGATAAAAAGCGTCGGTTTCCTCTTCGGAAAGATAGTTTGAAGGCTAAGGAAACGGCTTCTTCTAGAGAATGTCATATGAATGGGAACACTGAGTACAATGGTGGTCAGCTAGTACCGTTCAAATTCACAGATGAAGAAGAACTAGAAGGTGAGTTGGATATCCCGAAACTGTCACTTAGAAGGCATGGAGTTTCCAAAAAAGTTGGTTCTGTTAAAACCACTCATTGTGAGATTGAGGAGATAAGTAATGGGGATTTTTCATTAGAAAGACCAAAAGAAAAGTCTATttcttcatctgatgaagatgAAAGTAATGACAAATCAGCTCCGGTAGGGGATATGCCTAAAATGGAAATTGCTGAAATTAATTTAGAAAAGTTGTCGCCAGAGGAAGCAGCAGGTGCAGAATTGATTTCAAAATCAGATGAAGCAAATGTCAATATAGAGAAGTCAGTTACAGAAGATGCAAACCCTGAAGTGAAAGTTATTGCAAGTGATTTAGGAGGAGCAGAAggggatttgaatgtatgtgcTTTGGATGCCGACAATGAAAAATCAGCTATAGAGGATGCAAAATCAGAAGTGGAAACTGCAGAAGCTACTACTACAAAAAATCCAAGCACTGAGAATGTGGATACATTAGATACCACGGAACAAAGCGATCATAGTTCAGAACTTAGTGATGTTCATGGAAAAGAAAAACTTGCTGAATCCCCAACGACCCGAAGCTCTAATGCTTATGATGATGGTCTCTCTCCTCACGATGGAATCAATGGGCGGATCCCTATCCAACATCTAGATTCTTTGAAGAATACTTACACTGTGGATGAAGGAAGAATCAGAAAGGGTAAAGGTCCTGCTAATGGTGATTTTGGAACACAGCATCAATCAGATGTCCCAGAGGAAAAGAATCATATGGTGAAAGACAACGGAAGGAATAAAAACCAAGTGTTAGAAAATACAAGTCATGGTGATTCACATTTCATGAAAACCAAGAGAGATCACGAGTTTCCATCGAGAATACCTTTCCGTCGAAATGGTTACCAATCACACGATGAAAGTGGCAGGCCGTCAAATGGAATGCATAATGAGAGTTCAAGCTTCCTTTCGCGTGACCCCCGTGAGGAAACTGACCAGGAGAAGGTGAAACTGTTGGGAATGATTTATAAGTTGCAGGATCAACTCAACAAGACTCGCTATGTGAGTGAGAAATCAAATGGAAGAGTGACCACTCGTGCACCTTACCAGGAGAATCATAATTCTACATACAGACGCCATAGCCATAACCTTCATGAGGGAAGGTTTTCTCATGCTCTTGATCACTCTAGGTGTGACGGAAGATGTAATTGTGAAATCACATCACGTCAAAGGCATAAATACTCGCGGATACCTTATTCGGCTGAAGCAACAAGTTGGACATACCGTGTTGACCATCCTTGTCACCATTGTTGTTCCCATGTCTCAGCAGATCTGTCTCCACGTGTTCATTTCCAACATGAAGATTTACACAGGTGTTGTCGAGCACACGATTGTTGCTCTTCAGGTCCACAATACTTCACAGCCTCTAAACTCCCATTATATAGCAGTGACACAAACTATGATGATCTAAGATATAGGGCTACTATAGCGAGGAAATATTTAAGGGAGAAACAGAACTTGGCTAAGCGACATCACAGGCCAGTAGCAGGTGGAGCTCCGTTTGTCACTTGTCCTAAATGTTTTAAACTGCTTCAGTTACCTGCagattttctttataaaaagGCATGCCATCAGCTGAAATGTGGCGGATGTTCAGAGGTACTCAAGTTTTCACTCAAAGACGGAACTCATGTAGTACCTTTTTCATCGGTTACTACAACAGGTCTTCCGTCTCGTGAGCTTCATCATGAAAGTGAGGTGATTAGTGGCGGCAAGCTACCATCAAAAACTTATGTCAACCATCACCATTATTCACCTGCAAAACCCATCTCATATTATGATGATTATGGACTTTCTTTCTCTCAAAGCTTCTCCTCAGAAGTAGATCCTGCTTTTCTTACACAACAAATTGATCCCTTGCACAGCAGTGAATATGTTAACCCGGGTGTCTCTCCTAGCTCAACATTTAAGGCAAAGATCATTGCTTCAAGATATTTTAGTTCAATTGCAGCTCCAACGGAGACAGATCAATCAACAGAACTTTCCTCCAACATGTCTGAACCTAGGAAAATGTCACCAGAAAATGAGGCAAGGCCACCACGCAAAAGTACTCTGCATAAACTGATGAGTTATTCTACACCAAGTAAAGTGATAAAAGGGGCACCTTGTTGA
- the LOC131661198 gene encoding uncharacterized protein LOC131661198 yields the protein MKGGRKNLKRASEEKHVTLGDGQCIMQVVSLRGSNLIEVMDATGEKSLALFPAKFQKSMWIKRGNFVVVDESGKKEALESGSKVGCIVSQVLFYDQLRVLKKSAEWPEIFKDDLNERVVAQQANESDASDDDDDDDDDGLPPLEANTNRMRPFEPEDEESDSDNDDHFVGSHSSTKTL from the exons ATGAAAGGAGGAAGGAAGAATTTGAAAAGAGCATCAGAAGAAAAACATGTAACTCTCGGAGACGGCCAATGCATCATGCAAGTAGTCTCTCTCCGTGGCTCCAATCTTATTGAG GTTATGGATGCAACTGGCGAGAAGTCACTAGCTCTATTTCCTGCTAAATTTCAGAAAAGCATGTGGATTAAACGAG GAAATTTTGTTGTAGTTGATGAGAGCGGAAAGAAAGAGGCTCTTGAGTCCGGAAGCAAGGTTGGTTGTATCGTTTCTCAAGTTCTTTTCTATGATCAACTCCGCGTATTAAAGAAATCTGCAGAATG GCCTGAGATTTTTAAAGATGATCTAAATGAAAGAGTTGTCGCGCAACAAGCGAATGAGTCGGACGCGAGTgacgacgatgatgatgatgatgatgatgggttGCCTCCATTGGAAGCCAATACAAACAGGATGAGACCTTTTGaaccagaagatgaagaatccgATTCAGATAATGATGATCATTTTGTTGGCTCACATAGTTCAACCAAAACTctgtaa
- the LOC131657964 gene encoding protein NETWORKED 4B-like — protein MDDSSYCDICCDGESAAMIPNQKTLNIHLPSSSNIDVSSMVSMKEDCESSMSSWASDPETDVSSVTSCHVMPEESLQYVDLEGSYLDLEEENQFVGVENNDDGFSWEMDNRSYDELLKKFIEKEEDLRVSNLKLQLSEQEITGLAVQVEVLEIQIDDACQKLELKEDELCEQKKLLGKQISKLKIQNLNSVDQFADARGELNLKKRELVNVRKELELKEKELNEQKKLSEEEIFKLKNQIKENENQLDNVQKELELKEEELNEQKELSEEEIFKLRKQVKESENRLDNVWDELNLKTEKLQKQTVELDTYIPESVYKITNLMEQLEEAHKKLEISTDEIATLQKELGSKSSMIRRLQCEIKEEKKKMHSTLFDLQATYVCEQEKMSSDIASLSKQKKQLTSKLEDCESRNKELEQKVMRNEAENLTHLQEIRNLRTKLGQRMNDVEAANKKSARVMIEIDEANVKIDKLKAEICSRDDEISHLKKYINDVNTSRIELVLNYRAKLNEENKLKLKVEELEKEVKKQNGVILDMAKEKKEAIRQLCNSLEHYRSGYNERIRALNGL, from the coding sequence ATGGATGATTCTAGCTATTGTGATATATGTTGTGATGGAGAGAGTGCAGCGATGATCCCAAACCAGAAGACTCTCAATATTCACTTGCCTTCCAGCTCTAACATTGATGTTAGCTCTATGGTTTCTATGAAGGAGGATTGTGAATCGTCTATGTCTTCATGGGCTTCCGATCCCGAAACTGATGTCTCATCTGTGACAAGTTGTCATGTAATGCCTGAGGAGTCCCTTCAGTATGTTGACCTTGAAGGAAGCTATCTTGATTTGGAAGAGGAAAACCAGTTCGTCGGAGTGGAAAACAATGATGATGGTTTTTCGTGGGAGATGGACAATAGAAGTTACGACGAGTTACTCAAAAAGTTCATTGAAAAGGAGGAAGATCTAAGAGTTTCCAATTTAAAGCTTCAACTTTCAGAACAAGAGATCACGGGGTTGGCTGTTCAAGTTGAGGTTCTTGAGATTCAGATTGATGATGCGTGTCAAAAATTGGAGCTGAAAGAGGACGAGTTGTGTGAACAAAAGAAGCTTTTGGGAAAACAGATTTCCAAGTTGAAGATTCAAAATTTAAACAGTGTGGATCAATTTGCTGATGCGCGCggagaattgaatttgaaaaaacgCGAGCTTGTTAATGTGCGCAAAGAATTAGAGTTGAAAGAGAAGGAGTTGAATGAACAAAAGAAGCTCTCAGAAGAAGAGATTTTCAAGTTGAAGaatcaaattaaagaaaatgagAATCAGCTTGataatgtgcaaaaagaattagAGTTGAAAGAGGAAGAGTTGAATGAGCAAAAGGAGCTTTCAGAAGAagagattttcaaattgaggAAGCAAGTTAAAGAAAGTGAGAATCGGCTTGATAATGTGTGGGATGAATTGAATCTGAAAACGGAGAAGTTGCAAAAACAAACTGTTGAATTAGATACTTATATTCCAGAATCTGTCTACAAGATTACAAATTTGATGGAACAACTTGAAGAGGCTCATAAGAAACTCGAGATTTCAACCGACGAAATTGCAACTTTACAAAAGGAACTTGGTAGTAAGTCATCTATGATTCGTCGGTTGCAATGTGAGATTaaagaggaaaagaaaaagaTGCATTCGACATTGTTTGATTTGCAGGCTACGTATGTTTGCGAGCAAGAAAAGATGAGTTCTGATATTGCAAGTTTgtcaaaacagaaaaaacaatTGACCTCTAAACTAGAGGATTGTGAGTCTAGAAACAAGGAGTTAGAACAAAAAGTTATGCGAAATGAAGCTGAAAATTTGACACATTTGCAAGAAATCAGGAATTTGAGGACAAAACTTGGTCAGAGAATGAATGATGTAGAAGCTGCTAATAAGAAATCAGCAAGAGTAATGATTGAAATAGATGAAGCCAATGTCAAGATTGATAAGCTTAAGGCTGAGATATGTTCCCGCGACGATGAAATATCTCATTTGAAGAAATATATAAACGACGTAAACACATCACGAATTGAGCTGGTGCTTAACTATAGAGCTAAattgaatgaagaaaataagttgAAATTGAAAGTGGAGGAACTTGAAAAGGAGGTGAAGAAACAGAATGGGGTGATCTTGGATATGGCTAAGGAGAAGAAGGAGGCAATTAGACAACTGTGTAATTCACTTGAGCACTACAGGAGTGGATATAATGAGCGTATCCGAGCGTTGAATGGTTTATAA